The Carassius carassius chromosome 34, fCarCar2.1, whole genome shotgun sequence genome has a segment encoding these proteins:
- the LOC132114635 gene encoding sodium/potassium-transporting ATPase subunit beta-1-interacting protein 3-like translates to MGCCSGRSMLMFFCALQLITAVERQVFDFLGYQWAPILVNFLHVIVVILGLFGTVQYKPRYVVLYIVWTVFWVTWNVFICCLYLDLGGLSKDSDYLSLGLSSHRSWWKDNGPGCESRNLPTTRWQHLESPALVSELGCVLEYQYIEVMHSFLQLFISALGFVFACYVVNIFNEEEDTYLYK, encoded by the exons ATGGGCTGCTGCTCGGGGAGGAGTATGTTGATGTTTTTCTGCGCTCTTCAGCTG ATCACTGCTGTGGAGAGACAGGTGTTTGACTTTCTAGGTTACCAGTGGGCGCCCATCCTTGTCAACTTCCTGCACGTCATTGTGGTGATATTGGGCTTGTTTGGGACAGTCCAGTATAAGCCCCGCTATGTCGTTTtg TATATAGTCTGGACTGTGTTTTGGGTGACTTGGAATGTCTTCATCTGTTGCCTTTATCTGGATCTTGGAGGGCTTTCAAAG GACAGTGATTATCTGTCACTGGGACTTTCGTCTCATCGCTCATGGTGGAAGGACAACGGTCCAGGCTGTGAGAGCAGAAACCTCccaaccactagatggcagcatcTGGAAAGTCCTGCTCTGGTCTCCGAGCTGGGCTGTGTATTAGAGTATCAGTACATCGAAGTTATGCACAGCTTCCTGCAACTGTTCATTTCT gCCCTGGGATTTGTATTTGCCTGTTATGTTGTCAACATCTTCAATGAAGAGGAAGACAcat ATTTGTATAAGTGA